The proteins below are encoded in one region of Pleuronectes platessa chromosome 14, fPlePla1.1, whole genome shotgun sequence:
- the LOC128456455 gene encoding uncharacterized protein LOC128456455, giving the protein MSGKAGGGCHGKGGKSKKGHGHGGHGHGGHGHGGGGGDKGKCRKPGDKCRKKRKAGHCHTKCHKKGKSGNGSSSSCSSSSSSSSSSSSDSD; this is encoded by the exons ATGTCGGGTAAAGCAG GAGGCGGCTGTCATGGCAAAGGAGGCAAGAGCAAAAAAGGCCATGGACATGGTGGACATGGACATGGCGGACATGGAcatgggggtggtggtggtgataaGGGGAAATGCCGCAAACCTGGAGACAAGTGCAGAAAAAAGCGAAAGGCCGGCCACTGCCACACCAAGTGTCACAAGAAGGGGAAGTCCGGAAATGGG tcctccagctcctgcagcagcagcagcagcagcagcagcagcagcagcagcgactcgGACTAG